One stretch of Halalkalicoccus sp. NIPERK01 DNA includes these proteins:
- a CDS encoding ABC transporter substrate-binding protein produces the protein MSDDGRATRRTTTRRGALATAGASAAGLLAGCTESRVFGGAAAGFDEESLIVGYQPFYTESWSALVIRHADLWEKYLPDRYSVASWEVALQGAVIGNKMISEQNDIGYTGDMPTITAIANEETAIDLVALAGFSRGQQCNLCFVPADGDIEDPQGLDGGEIGVTTGTCTHRFLLEAIQEEGIDVELSDQGMQTVVTNIREGNLPAGAGWEPSPARSVIQENDARYLFTGAEYDANDAAGLLMLDSLVEEHPEAAKGWLKAELEAKRIMATDPERTVDLISQEGQLRDYDRETLHGVLYENIDVNPDVERMLFYTDYEAVDEADRLMREEAPEFLYENQEVISGVPPEARYRADVLHEAVAELEDEVEWNPLREAER, from the coding sequence ATGAGTGACGACGGACGAGCAACGAGACGAACGACCACCCGCCGAGGGGCGTTGGCGACCGCCGGTGCGAGCGCCGCGGGGCTGCTCGCGGGCTGTACCGAGAGCCGGGTCTTCGGCGGGGCGGCCGCGGGCTTCGACGAGGAATCGCTCATCGTCGGCTACCAGCCCTTCTACACCGAGTCGTGGTCGGCGCTGGTGATCCGCCACGCCGACCTCTGGGAGAAGTACCTCCCCGATCGCTACTCGGTCGCGAGTTGGGAGGTCGCCCTCCAGGGCGCGGTGATCGGAAACAAGATGATCTCCGAGCAGAACGACATCGGCTACACCGGCGACATGCCGACGATCACCGCGATCGCCAACGAGGAGACGGCGATCGACCTCGTCGCGCTCGCGGGCTTCTCGCGGGGCCAGCAGTGTAACCTCTGTTTCGTTCCCGCCGACGGCGACATCGAGGACCCGCAGGGCCTCGACGGCGGCGAGATCGGCGTCACCACCGGGACCTGCACGCACCGCTTCCTGCTCGAAGCGATCCAGGAGGAGGGCATCGACGTCGAACTCTCGGACCAGGGGATGCAGACGGTCGTGACCAACATCCGGGAGGGGAACCTCCCGGCCGGGGCCGGCTGGGAGCCCTCGCCCGCGCGCTCCGTCATCCAGGAGAACGACGCGCGATACCTCTTTACCGGCGCGGAGTACGACGCGAACGACGCCGCCGGACTCCTCATGCTGGACTCGCTGGTCGAGGAACACCCCGAGGCCGCGAAGGGCTGGCTCAAGGCCGAACTCGAGGCCAAACGGATCATGGCGACCGACCCCGAGCGGACGGTCGACCTGATCTCACAGGAGGGCCAGCTCCGTGACTACGACCGAGAGACGCTCCACGGGGTGCTCTACGAGAACATCGACGTCAACCCCGACGTTGAGCGGATGCTGTTCTACACCGACTACGAGGCCGTCGACGAGGCCGACCGCCTGATGCGCGAGGAGGCCCCCGAGTTCCTCTACGAGAACCAGGAGGTGATCTCGGGGGTCCCGCCCGAGGCGCGCTACCGGGCGGACGTCCTGCACGAGGCGGTCGCGGAACTCGAAGACGAGGTCGAGTGGAACCCGCTCCGGGAGGCGGAACGATGA
- a CDS encoding ABC transporter ATP-binding protein, with product MSNQSRTTRERTAETESTPGATGAIDIENLTKVYDPEGENVVAVDDMDLHIGAEEFVALLGPSGCGKSTVMNCIAGYLDPTEGEVIVDGDPVSGPDPKRGVVFQENRLFPWKTVQENVEFGPRMRDGVEEGRARAILDEMGLDGFEDAYPSGLSGGMQQRAELARLLANDPDIMLMDEPFSALDALTKEIMQKKLIEVWERDNRTVLFITHDVEEAILLADRVVVMTARPGGVKDVIDVDLDRPRDPEVVTTERFTELRERALSVIREEAQRALEQEEGAR from the coding sequence ATGAGCAACCAATCACGGACCACGAGAGAACGGACGGCCGAAACGGAATCGACTCCCGGCGCGACCGGCGCGATCGACATCGAGAACCTGACGAAGGTCTACGACCCCGAGGGCGAGAACGTCGTCGCGGTCGACGACATGGACCTCCACATCGGGGCCGAGGAGTTCGTCGCGCTGCTCGGCCCGTCGGGCTGTGGCAAGAGCACCGTGATGAACTGCATCGCGGGCTACCTCGACCCCACCGAGGGCGAGGTGATCGTCGACGGCGATCCGGTTTCCGGCCCCGACCCCAAGCGGGGGGTCGTCTTTCAGGAGAACCGCCTGTTCCCGTGGAAGACCGTCCAGGAGAACGTCGAGTTCGGCCCGCGGATGCGCGACGGCGTCGAGGAGGGCCGCGCCCGGGCGATCCTCGACGAGATGGGCCTCGACGGGTTCGAGGACGCCTACCCCTCGGGGCTCTCCGGAGGCATGCAACAGCGCGCGGAGCTCGCGCGCCTGCTCGCGAACGACCCCGACATCATGTTGATGGACGAGCCGTTCAGCGCACTCGACGCCCTCACGAAGGAGATCATGCAGAAGAAGCTGATCGAGGTCTGGGAGCGCGACAACCGGACGGTGCTGTTCATCACCCACGACGTCGAGGAGGCCATTCTCCTCGCGGACCGTGTGGTCGTCATGACCGCCCGGCCCGGCGGGGTCAAGGACGTCATCGACGTCGACCTCGACCGCCCGCGCGACCCCGAGGTCGTCACGACCGAGCGCTTCACCGAACTGCGCGAGCGCGCCCTCTCCGTGATCCGCGAGGAGGCCCAGCGCGCGCTCGAACAGGAGGAAGGGGCCAGATGA
- a CDS encoding ABC transporter permease — MRARQRLVRAASILAVPVLWFALGRFGIAPGLPTPLEVTTAFAAELYRADFWISTVRSTIRVLASFVVAAAVAIPLGLAIGRYTVFADLTFPALEMLRPIPPIAWIPFTILVLPAAELSIMFITFLGAFFPILLNTIQGARGVEIEFSRAAQSLGATPFQTFRHVIYPSALPAIHAGMIVGMGLAWVNLIAAEMVAGGTGLGFLTWSAYTSGSYPVIIVGIVTIGLLGAVCSALVRLFANWQIGWQEVEAA, encoded by the coding sequence ATGAGGGCTCGCCAACGCCTCGTCCGGGCGGCCTCGATCCTCGCGGTCCCGGTCCTCTGGTTCGCGCTCGGTCGGTTCGGGATCGCGCCGGGACTGCCGACACCGCTGGAGGTGACGACGGCGTTCGCCGCCGAACTCTACCGCGCGGACTTCTGGATCTCGACGGTCCGCAGCACGATCCGCGTGCTCGCGTCGTTCGTCGTCGCGGCCGCGGTCGCGATCCCGCTGGGGCTCGCGATCGGCCGCTACACCGTCTTTGCGGACCTGACGTTCCCCGCCCTCGAGATGCTGCGCCCGATCCCGCCGATCGCGTGGATCCCGTTTACGATCCTCGTCCTCCCGGCGGCGGAGCTCTCGATCATGTTCATCACCTTCCTGGGGGCCTTCTTCCCCATCCTGCTGAACACGATCCAGGGCGCACGCGGCGTCGAAATCGAGTTCTCGCGGGCGGCCCAGTCGCTCGGCGCGACCCCGTTCCAGACGTTCAGACACGTGATCTACCCGAGCGCCCTGCCCGCGATCCACGCCGGCATGATCGTCGGGATGGGCCTGGCGTGGGTCAACCTGATCGCCGCCGAGATGGTCGCCGGCGGCACCGGGCTGGGCTTCCTGACGTGGTCCGCGTACACCAGCGGCTCCTATCCGGTGATCATCGTCGGCATCGTCACCATCGGCCTGCTCGGGGCGGTCTGCTCGGCGCTGGTGCGGCTGTTCGCCAACTGGCAGATCGGCTGGCAGGAGGTCGAGGCGGCGTGA
- a CDS encoding ABC transporter permease yields the protein MSTSTIDRLQRRFGGEDLPTPPRRLLQALSVVLFFVAWSVAVRVGFLGFDKFVGPETALRTLTEALAGASMTQGGETIYEHAAYSAFRVVLAVLLAMASAIPLGLLIGTSRRWEDALFPALEVFRPVPPVAWVPIALLLLPTFRSGVIFVVFVGAFFPILVNTIEGVETVEREYVQAAASLGAGSRQTFRHVIVPATMPSIVTGVSLGVGLAWITVVAAEMIAGGVGIGYIIFQAYRLLDTPTVAVGMIAIGALGYVSAAAVHRIGHRLTRWQEID from the coding sequence ATGAGTACGAGCACGATCGACCGCCTCCAGCGCCGCTTCGGGGGCGAGGACCTCCCGACGCCCCCCAGACGGCTCCTCCAGGCGCTGTCGGTGGTGCTGTTCTTCGTCGCCTGGTCCGTGGCCGTCCGCGTCGGCTTCCTCGGGTTCGACAAGTTCGTCGGCCCCGAGACGGCCCTCCGGACGCTCACGGAGGCGCTGGCCGGGGCGTCGATGACCCAGGGCGGGGAGACGATCTACGAACACGCCGCCTACTCGGCGTTCCGGGTCGTCCTCGCGGTCCTGCTCGCGATGGCGAGCGCCATCCCGCTGGGGCTGCTCATCGGGACGAGCCGGCGCTGGGAGGACGCGCTGTTCCCGGCGCTCGAAGTGTTTCGACCGGTGCCGCCGGTCGCCTGGGTGCCGATCGCGCTGTTGCTGCTGCCGACGTTCCGAAGCGGCGTGATCTTCGTCGTCTTCGTCGGGGCGTTCTTCCCGATCCTCGTCAACACCATCGAGGGCGTCGAGACGGTCGAACGGGAGTACGTCCAGGCCGCCGCCAGCCTGGGCGCCGGTTCCCGGCAGACCTTCAGGCACGTGATCGTCCCCGCGACGATGCCCTCGATAGTCACGGGCGTCTCGCTGGGCGTGGGTCTGGCCTGGATCACGGTCGTCGCCGCCGAGATGATCGCGGGCGGCGTCGGCATCGGCTACATCATCTTCCAGGCCTACCGGCTGCTCGACACGCCGACCGTCGCGGTCGGCATGATCGCCATCGGCGCGCTGGGCTACGTCTCGGCCGCCGCCGTCCACCGCATCGGCCACCGACTCACCCGCTGGCAGGAGATCGACTGA